The Kosakonia sp. SMBL-WEM22 sequence TCCTGATGCGGCGCTATCAGGAGCAGATTGCAGTACTGAAAAAGAGCATTGATACCCCCAAGATAACCGTGTCGGTTATCCAGGCGAACAACGGCAAAATCAACGTTCTGCACAGCTACCACTCGCTGGGCCGCGTGCTGCGGGATGCCGGTTTTCGCTTCCCGCCGCTTATCGACAGCATCCCCGAAGGCGGTCGCATGGATGTCAGCGCCGAGCGGCTACCGGAGCTGGATGCCGACTTTGTTTTTGCGACCTGGCGCGGTGATACCGGCGGCACGCCGCAGGATGAGCTGGCTGCCATGGACGCGGTGATGCCCGGCTGGTGCGATTTCCTCACCGCCTGTCACGACGGGCGCTATGTGCTGATTTCACGGGAAGAGGCGATCTCTAACTCCTTTGCTTCTTTAAGCCTGATGGTGGCGCAGGTGCAGTCGCAGATTGCCGGACGGCCGCTACCGCAGCAAGGAAAGTGAATATGCTGAACACAAAGCGGGCCAAAAGCCGCGTCGATGTCTATGGTGAGCGTTTTCGCGCGCGGGCGCAGACGCTCTCGCCGCGTTTGCAGGCGGTGGCGCGTTATATCCACGATCATCGCGAAGCGGTGCTGGAGCAGACGGCGATGGAGATTGCCGCTGCTACGCAAACCTCGGATGCCACCGTGGTGCGGGCAATTCAGGCGCTGGGCTTTGCCGGGCTGCGCGATTTGAAGCAGACACTGGAGCAGTGGTTTGGCCCGGCGGCGTCGTCAGCCGAGAAGATGAGCACCACAGTGAATGCGCTTGCCTGCGACGTCAATTCCGGTATCGATTTTGTCCTCGAAGGGCATCAGCACACCTGCGACGTGCTCGCCGCGCCCGCCAACCGCTACGCCATCGCACAGGCGGTGGCGCTGCTGGTTGACGCCCGCCAGGTGGCAATTTTCGGCATTGGCGCATCGGGGATCCTGGCGGAGTACAGCGCGCGGCTTTTCAAGCGCATCGGCCTGCCCGCTACCGAGCTTAATCGTACC is a genomic window containing:
- a CDS encoding MurR/RpiR family transcriptional regulator; this translates as MLNTKRAKSRVDVYGERFRARAQTLSPRLQAVARYIHDHREAVLEQTAMEIAAATQTSDATVVRAIQALGFAGLRDLKQTLEQWFGPAASSAEKMSTTVNALACDVNSGIDFVLEGHQHTCDVLAAPANRYAIAQAVALLVDARQVAIFGIGASGILAEYSARLFKRIGLPATELNRTGIALSEQLIELQRGDVLIMMAQKSAHREGLTTLKEARRLGIPVILLTNAVDSRFSQQADVVIHVPRGGEKGKIPLHGTVLLCLEMIVLSVASANSQRAIKTVKRINEFHRGLKPGGKKG